The Mycolicibacterium cosmeticum sequence CCCGAGATAACGCGCCGACGGCAGGCCGCCCTCCCAGGCGTCCACCACGTAGAGCCAGGCCAGCACCGGATCGGTGGTGGTGTCCGAGGACAGCCGGTCCACCCGGCAACGGATCTTCTTGTGGAAGCCGAGCTCCGAACCCTCCCACCGGTCGAGGTTCGCCTCGTCCTCCTTGGTCATGTCGTAGAGCACCACGAAGACCTTCTCGTCGGGATCCTCGACCAGGGTCGCCAGCGCGCCCTCCCAGCCGATGTCCTCGCCGCCGAAGGTCAGGCGCCACCCGTGCAGCCAGCCGGTGCCGGCCACCGGAGAATGCGGGGCGCGCTGCAGCATCTGCTCCGGATGCATGTTCGACCCGTAAGCGGCGTAGAGCGGCACGGGCCAACTTTAGGCGGTCCGGCGGGCGGGAGCGAAGCGACCCGGGGGATTGGCACGGCGGGCTGGGGGTACCTCCCGCTTGCGGGGGAGAGCGAAGCGACCCGGGGGATTGGCACATGTGGGCTCGGCCGCACTCACCCACTACGTTAATGGCGTGCCCACCCGCATCGTGATCATCGGCGGCGGACCCGCCGGCTACGAAGCAGCCCTGGTCGCCGCGTCCCGCGGCGCCGACGTCGCGCAGGTCACCGTCGTCGACAGCGACGGTATCGGCGGCGCCTGCGTGCTGTTCGACTGCGTGCCGTCCAAGACGTTCATCGCCTCGACCGGCGTACGCACCGAGTTGCGCCGCGCCAACGGCCTCGGCTTCGACATCGCCATCGAGGACGCCAAGATCTCGCTGGCCCAGATCCACAACCGGGTCAAGACCCTGGCCCGGTCGCAGTCGGCCGATATCGGTGCGACCCTGCTGAACGCCGGCGTCAACGTGGTCAAGGGCCGCGGCGAACTCGTCGACAGCGTGCCCGGCATGGCTCACCACCGCGTCAAGGTGACCACCGGGGACGGCAAGGTCGGCGTGCTCAAAGCCGATGTGGTGCTCATCGCCACCGGAGCCACCCCGCGGGTGCTGCCGGGCGCGGTCCCCGACGGCGAGCGCATCCTGAACTGGCGCCAGCTCTACGACCTGACCGAGCTG is a genomic window containing:
- a CDS encoding gamma-glutamylcyclotransferase, which produces MPLYAAYGSNMHPEQMLQRAPHSPVAGTGWLHGWRLTFGGEDIGWEGALATLVEDPDEKVFVVLYDMTKEDEANLDRWEGSELGFHKKIRCRVDRLSSDTTTDPVLAWLYVVDAWEGGLPSARYLGVMADAAEIAGAPPEYVHDLRTRPAANVGPGPGT